The following are encoded in a window of Pseudalgibacter alginicilyticus genomic DNA:
- a CDS encoding efflux RND transporter permease subunit, whose translation MRKLIAYFIKYHVAVNIFILAFLVFGVLGVLSLKSSFFPLIDSKIINVSISYPGASPQEIEEGVVLKIEDNLKGLKGVDRVTSVSRENSGTITVEIEKGENIDFMLLEVKNAVDRVPSFPTGMEPLVVAKQEAIRETISFAISGDNIPLKTLKQLGRQVENDLRTIDGISQIEVSGYPEEEIEIAVNETSLLAYDISFEDVSQAVSASNILVTGGNIKTDAEEYLIRANNRSYYGKELSNIIVKSTPEGKIVRLKDVAIIRDRFSETPNANYFNGKLAINVSVTSTNNEDLISSSDKVKTYIEDYNQKHNNARIDIVDDRSVTLKQRTNLLVENAAMGIILVLIFLSLFLNTRLAFWVAFGLPISFLGMFIFASQFDVTINIFSLFGMIIVIGILVDDGIVIAENIYQHYEKGKTPMRAAIDGTMEVIPPVVSAIITTLLAFSMFQFLDSRIGEFFGELSVIVILTLSISLIEALIILPAHLAHSKALRKPVEEENPSKMKQFFSKMRYINKLGDGIMMFCRDRIYSPTLDFVLKFKLLSLGIFIALLILTFGAVGGGIIGVTIFPSIASDRVRVELDMPNGTNVKITDSIISMIEQKSYEVNEELTDTYLKGTGKKLFENTILEINSSSSALLEINMLPGEERPEVIDSRLVANKLRDAVGPIIGTERLIFGSGGNFGGSPVSVSLLGNNIDELKAAKIELKQVLLTNPLLKDIEDNDPAGIKEIRLELKESAYLLGLDLSTVMAQVRAGFFGAQAQRFQRGQDEIRVWVRYDRSDRESINNLDDMRIVTPSGNRVVLKDIANYTIERGDVVINHLVGQREIQVSADLKDPSTSATDILDDIRNNVIPEIKSKYPTISASFEGQNREASKLSTSLYSAGVPILLLIYITIAFTFRSYSQPLLLLLLIPFSLTAVGWGHWLLGFPINVLSLLGIIALIGIMVNDGLVLIGKFNSNLKEGMAFDLALSEAGKSRFRAIFLTSLTTIAGLAPLLLEKSRQAQFLKPMAISVSFGIGYATVLTLLVLPLFLAFSNGLKKNAKWLATGNNVTKEEVERAIKEQKEEDEH comes from the coding sequence AGTATTTCATATCCAGGGGCTTCTCCGCAAGAAATTGAAGAGGGTGTTGTACTTAAAATAGAAGACAACCTTAAAGGATTAAAAGGTGTTGACCGTGTTACTTCTGTGTCTCGAGAAAATAGTGGAACCATAACTGTTGAAATAGAAAAAGGGGAAAATATTGATTTTATGCTTTTGGAGGTTAAGAATGCGGTGGACAGGGTGCCATCATTTCCAACAGGTATGGAGCCCTTAGTAGTTGCAAAACAAGAAGCTATTAGAGAAACGATTTCATTTGCTATAAGTGGTGATAATATTCCGTTAAAGACTCTAAAACAATTAGGGAGACAAGTAGAAAATGATTTGCGTACTATTGATGGTATTTCACAGATAGAAGTGTCGGGCTACCCAGAAGAGGAAATTGAAATAGCAGTTAATGAAACGAGTTTATTGGCATATGATATTAGTTTTGAAGATGTTTCACAGGCAGTAAGTGCATCCAATATTTTGGTTACAGGAGGTAATATAAAAACCGATGCCGAAGAGTATTTAATTCGTGCAAATAACCGATCGTATTATGGAAAAGAACTTTCAAATATTATTGTAAAATCTACACCCGAAGGAAAAATAGTGCGCTTAAAAGATGTTGCAATTATAAGAGATCGCTTTTCAGAAACTCCCAATGCAAATTATTTTAATGGAAAATTAGCAATTAATGTATCTGTAACTAGTACAAATAATGAGGATTTAATCTCTTCCTCAGATAAAGTAAAAACTTATATAGAAGATTACAATCAAAAGCATAATAATGCAAGGATTGATATTGTGGATGATCGATCTGTAACATTAAAACAGCGTACTAATTTATTGGTTGAAAATGCAGCCATGGGTATCATTTTAGTGTTGATTTTTTTATCCTTATTTTTAAATACACGCTTAGCATTTTGGGTAGCTTTTGGACTTCCCATTTCATTTTTAGGCATGTTTATTTTTGCGAGCCAGTTTGATGTTACAATCAATATCTTCTCTCTTTTTGGAATGATTATCGTAATTGGTATTTTGGTAGATGATGGTATTGTAATTGCTGAAAATATTTACCAGCATTATGAAAAAGGAAAGACCCCCATGCGAGCTGCAATAGATGGAACGATGGAAGTAATACCTCCTGTAGTTTCAGCTATTATAACTACGCTTTTAGCATTTTCCATGTTTCAGTTTTTAGATAGTAGAATTGGCGAGTTTTTTGGTGAACTTTCTGTTATAGTAATTTTGACATTATCTATATCACTTATTGAGGCTTTAATTATTTTGCCTGCACATTTGGCTCACTCAAAAGCTTTAAGAAAACCTGTAGAAGAAGAAAACCCTTCCAAAATGAAACAGTTTTTTTCTAAAATGCGTTATATTAATAAGTTGGGTGATGGTATAATGATGTTTTGTAGGGATAGAATTTATAGTCCTACATTAGATTTTGTTTTAAAATTTAAACTATTATCCTTAGGGATTTTTATAGCACTATTAATACTAACATTTGGTGCTGTAGGAGGTGGAATTATTGGGGTTACTATTTTTCCTTCTATTGCAAGTGATAGAGTGAGGGTAGAATTAGATATGCCTAACGGTACGAATGTAAAAATTACAGATTCTATCATTTCCATGATTGAACAAAAATCTTATGAGGTTAATGAAGAATTGACCGACACCTATTTAAAGGGAACTGGTAAAAAACTTTTTGAAAATACTATTTTGGAAATAAATAGTTCTTCCAGTGCGCTATTGGAAATTAACATGTTGCCAGGTGAAGAACGTCCAGAGGTTATAGATTCTAGGTTAGTTGCTAACAAACTTAGAGATGCGGTAGGTCCAATTATTGGTACAGAGCGTTTAATTTTTGGTTCAGGAGGTAATTTTGGAGGTAGTCCTGTTTCGGTGTCTTTATTAGGGAATAATATAGACGAGTTAAAAGCGGCTAAAATAGAACTAAAACAAGTACTACTAACTAACCCTTTATTGAAGGATATTGAAGATAATGATCCTGCTGGGATTAAGGAAATTCGCTTAGAATTAAAGGAAAGTGCTTATTTGTTAGGATTAGATTTAAGTACTGTGATGGCACAGGTTAGAGCTGGTTTTTTTGGAGCGCAAGCACAGCGTTTTCAGCGTGGCCAGGATGAAATTCGTGTTTGGGTTCGTTATGATAGATCAGATAGAGAATCTATTAATAACTTAGATGATATGCGAATTGTTACACCTTCTGGCAATCGTGTTGTTTTAAAAGATATAGCAAACTATACCATTGAAAGAGGTGATGTTGTTATCAATCATTTAGTAGGTCAACGAGAAATTCAAGTGTCTGCAGATTTAAAAGACCCCAGTACAAGTGCTACCGATATTTTAGATGATATTAGGAATAATGTTATTCCAGAAATTAAATCTAAGTACCCTACCATTTCAGCTTCTTTTGAGGGTCAAAACAGAGAAGCTTCAAAATTATCAACGTCTTTGTACAGTGCAGGGGTGCCAATATTATTGCTTATTTATATTACTATTGCTTTTACTTTTAGAAGTTATAGTCAGCCCTTATTACTTTTACTTCTTATTCCGTTTAGTTTAACAGCAGTTGGATGGGGGCATTGGTTATTAGGCTTTCCTATAAATGTATTATCTCTATTAGGTATTATTGCATTAATAGGTATTATGGTAAATGATGGATTGGTTTTAATAGGAAAATTTAATTCAAATTTAAAAGAAGGTATGGCTTTTGATTTAGCGCTTTCTGAAGCGGGTAAATCTCGCTTTAGAGCTATTTTCTTAACATCCTTAACAACAATTGCAGGTTTAGCGCCGTTGTTGCTTGAAAAAAGTAGACAAGCACAGTTTTTAAAGCCTATGGCTATTTCGGTATCATTTGGTATTGGTTATGCTACAGTTTTAACACTTTTGGTGTTGCCATTGTTTTTAGCGTTTAGTAATGGTTTAAAAAAGAATGCTAAGTGGTTGGCAACAGGAAACAATGTTACAAAAGAAGAAGTAGAACGTGCCATTAAAGAACAAAAAGAAGAAGATGAACATTAA